Proteins from one Catenuloplanes atrovinosus genomic window:
- a CDS encoding transcriptional regulator yields the protein MTVEEPAPVHPALDLDDAVHQKTRLALLTVLDEAGRADFPYLRKVLNLTDGNLGRHLDVLAQQGLVEITKGYAGRRPRTWAAITPKGEQALAAEMRLLAALLERFNNRG from the coding sequence GTGACCGTGGAGGAGCCGGCACCGGTGCACCCGGCGCTGGACCTCGACGACGCCGTGCACCAGAAGACCCGGCTGGCGCTGCTGACCGTGCTGGACGAGGCCGGCCGGGCCGACTTCCCGTACCTGCGGAAGGTCCTGAACCTCACCGACGGCAACCTGGGCCGGCACCTCGACGTGCTGGCCCAGCAGGGCCTGGTCGAGATCACCAAGGGCTACGCCGGGCGCCGGCCGCGCACCTGGGCCGCGATCACGCCCAAGGGCGAGCAGGCGCTTGCCGCGGAGATGCGGCTGCTGGCCGCGCTGCTGGAGCGGTTCAACAACCGGGGCTGA
- a CDS encoding maleylpyruvate isomerase family mycothiol-dependent enzyme, with amino-acid sequence MTGGATRGELWRAVHAERAALADHLADLRDDEWARPSLCGDWTVEEAVAHLTAGASIGIVRWLISMAGARFDDGVHNRRRLDEHRGATPAETLRNFRAVVTSTTAPTNDVAAWLGEVVVHGQDVMRPLGRAHAPAIEAVTEVARFYAGRDFTVDSRTLAKGLRWEASDGPFAGGAGPLVTGSTLALTMAMAGRAVFCDDLTGPGVPILRERCR; translated from the coding sequence GTGACCGGCGGTGCCACACGCGGGGAGCTCTGGCGGGCCGTGCACGCCGAACGGGCCGCGCTCGCGGACCACCTCGCCGATCTCCGTGACGACGAGTGGGCGCGGCCCTCACTGTGCGGTGACTGGACCGTGGAGGAGGCCGTCGCGCACCTGACCGCCGGGGCGAGCATCGGCATCGTGCGCTGGCTGATCAGCATGGCCGGCGCGCGCTTCGACGACGGGGTGCACAACCGGCGCCGCCTCGACGAGCATCGCGGTGCCACCCCGGCCGAGACGTTGCGGAACTTCCGGGCGGTCGTCACCAGCACCACCGCGCCGACCAATGACGTCGCGGCCTGGCTCGGCGAGGTCGTCGTGCACGGGCAGGACGTCATGCGCCCGCTCGGGCGCGCCCACGCCCCGGCGATCGAGGCCGTCACCGAGGTCGCCCGGTTCTACGCCGGCCGGGACTTCACGGTCGACAGCCGTACCCTCGCGAAGGGTTTGCGGTGGGAGGCCTCCGACGGCCCGTTCGCCGGCGGCGCCGGGCCGCTGGTCACCGGCAGCACGCTCGCCCTGACCATGGCGATGGCCGGCCGGGCCGTCTTCTGCGACGACCTCACCGGCCCCGGCGTCCCCATCCTCCGGGAGCGCTGCCGATAG
- a CDS encoding glycoside hydrolase family 6 protein produces the protein MRRALSIAVTVGVAAGALATAPLISANAASAGDPFAMTTGLYVNPSSPSARWVAADPDHADAAAIRAKISTVPMARWFTGTSDAQIGPAVAAYTGTAADAGDKLPVLVAYNLPGRDACGGESSGGAADAAAYHQWISTFAAAIGDRPAIVIIEPDSLGDFECMTPAQITERNSLLTFAGRMFAEKAPNTWAYLDAANPNWVAPTVVAKRLKAAGLSRVRGFAVNVSNYVDTDRATQYASQIRDHLGTGTPYVIDTSRNGNGYDGQWCNPAGRRLGARSTADPAALHLWIKNPGNSDGACGIAPSTPAGVFDPALAVRLINGR, from the coding sequence ATGCGCCGAGCACTGTCGATAGCCGTGACCGTCGGAGTGGCCGCGGGTGCCCTCGCCACCGCGCCGTTGATCTCCGCGAACGCGGCGTCGGCCGGTGACCCGTTCGCGATGACCACCGGGCTGTACGTGAACCCGTCGTCGCCGTCCGCGCGGTGGGTCGCGGCCGACCCGGACCACGCGGACGCGGCGGCGATCCGGGCGAAGATCTCCACCGTCCCGATGGCCCGCTGGTTCACCGGCACCAGCGACGCGCAGATCGGCCCGGCGGTCGCGGCGTACACCGGGACCGCGGCCGACGCCGGCGACAAGCTGCCCGTGCTGGTCGCCTACAACCTGCCCGGCCGGGACGCCTGCGGCGGCGAGTCGTCCGGCGGTGCCGCGGACGCGGCCGCGTACCACCAGTGGATCTCCACGTTCGCCGCCGCGATCGGCGACCGGCCCGCGATCGTCATCATCGAGCCGGACTCGCTCGGCGACTTCGAGTGCATGACCCCGGCGCAGATCACCGAACGGAACTCGCTGCTCACCTTCGCCGGCCGGATGTTCGCCGAGAAGGCGCCGAACACCTGGGCCTACCTCGACGCCGCCAACCCGAACTGGGTCGCGCCCACCGTCGTCGCGAAGCGGCTGAAGGCGGCCGGGCTCTCCCGCGTGCGCGGCTTCGCGGTCAACGTCTCCAACTACGTCGACACCGACCGGGCCACGCAGTACGCCTCGCAGATCCGCGACCACCTCGGGACCGGCACGCCGTACGTGATCGACACCAGCCGCAACGGCAACGGCTACGACGGGCAGTGGTGCAACCCGGCCGGTCGGCGCCTCGGCGCCCGCTCCACCGCCGACCCCGCGGCGCTGCACCTGTGGATCAAGAACCCGGGCAACTCGGACGGCGCCTGCGGCATCGCCCCGTCCACCCCGGCCGGCGTCTTCGACCCGGCCCTCGCGGTCCGCCTGATCAACGGGCGCTGA
- a CDS encoding RICIN domain-containing protein — MMNRAPKVLATLLLAAASLPLTAAGAAADPACTRNVLNIVAHHDDDMFFLSPDLYQNLADPTVCVRTVFLVASDYHADRADTPDVDERMQYVRAREEGIRHAYAAAAELDVADWQLSPYSAGEVAATAYTLGHRLSIVELRIPDNASGGALWSLYAEGTGLTTVRGERNDPQTLSRDSLRGFLRGVAADFGADVINTVDPTADHHRWVDMSAQHIDGAMRSHPDHLSAARLVMWSFPDVPSRFYRDYTTMYLPENITGAAYDERLRIYWEYDAYDEDIRICDPGPECEDGWYYSWLHRQYRAEGPWMGDIVVPLPPSSRPGPHLGEIYHLENVWNGLRLAITPGATANAPLLSSSADAGTAQRFRLIATDGAWRRVGGRIGTDGGWLLQNVESGLCLTVEGASATERARVVQTACGQGRQVVRIHGGAASGYQLRFATTSDEDLAGAPDLALTATGGRDTGIVQGPITGGQDQWWQILPTS, encoded by the coding sequence GTGATGAATCGCGCCCCGAAAGTCCTGGCGACGCTATTGCTCGCCGCCGCCTCGCTTCCGCTGACCGCGGCCGGTGCCGCGGCCGACCCCGCGTGCACGCGGAACGTGCTCAACATCGTCGCCCACCACGACGACGACATGTTCTTCCTCAGCCCGGACCTCTACCAGAACCTCGCCGACCCCACGGTATGCGTGCGCACCGTCTTCCTGGTCGCCTCCGACTACCACGCCGACCGGGCCGACACACCGGACGTCGACGAGCGGATGCAGTACGTCCGGGCACGTGAGGAGGGCATCCGGCACGCGTACGCGGCGGCGGCCGAGCTGGACGTCGCCGACTGGCAGCTATCGCCCTACTCCGCCGGTGAGGTCGCGGCGACCGCGTACACACTTGGGCATCGGCTGTCCATCGTGGAGCTGCGCATCCCGGACAACGCCTCCGGCGGTGCGCTGTGGAGTCTGTACGCCGAGGGTACCGGGCTCACCACGGTGCGCGGCGAGCGCAACGACCCGCAGACGCTGAGCCGCGACTCGCTGCGCGGCTTCCTGCGCGGCGTCGCCGCGGACTTCGGCGCGGACGTGATCAACACGGTCGACCCGACGGCGGACCATCACCGGTGGGTCGACATGAGCGCCCAGCACATCGACGGCGCGATGCGGTCCCACCCCGATCACCTGTCGGCCGCCCGGCTGGTCATGTGGTCGTTCCCGGACGTCCCGAGCCGGTTCTACCGCGACTACACGACGATGTACCTGCCGGAGAACATCACCGGCGCGGCGTACGACGAGCGGCTCCGGATCTACTGGGAGTACGACGCGTACGACGAGGACATCCGCATCTGCGACCCGGGCCCGGAGTGCGAGGACGGCTGGTACTACTCCTGGCTGCACCGCCAGTATCGGGCCGAGGGGCCGTGGATGGGCGACATCGTCGTGCCGCTGCCACCCTCCTCGCGCCCGGGACCGCACCTCGGCGAGATCTACCACCTGGAGAACGTGTGGAACGGCCTGCGGCTGGCGATCACGCCCGGCGCGACCGCGAACGCACCGCTGCTCTCCTCCAGCGCTGACGCCGGCACCGCCCAGCGGTTCCGCCTGATCGCCACCGACGGCGCCTGGCGTCGCGTGGGCGGCCGGATCGGCACCGACGGCGGCTGGCTGCTCCAGAACGTGGAGTCCGGGCTCTGCCTGACGGTCGAGGGCGCGAGCGCGACGGAGCGGGCGCGCGTCGTGCAGACGGCGTGCGGCCAGGGCCGGCAGGTCGTCCGGATCCACGGCGGCGCGGCCTCGGGCTACCAGCTACGGTTCGCCACCACCAGCGATGAGGACCTGGCGGGCGCGCCGGACCTGGCGCTGACCGCGACCGGCGGGCGCGACACCGGAATCGTGCAGGGGCCGATCACCGGCGGCCAGGACCAGTGGTGGCAGATCCTCCCGACGAGCTGA
- a CDS encoding TetR/AcrR family transcriptional regulator, producing MTEAAAPPARARNRRGQGARLREEIVQAAVDLLDETGDQHALTLRSIARRAGIAAPSIYPHFPDQPAIMLAVVRSAFDELNTVLRAAVAASADPVDRLRAICTAYLGFAQTHPQRYRTMFGGVWVPTLGESSITADDLGSLGDDSLALLATALADCATAGHSTTTSPADDAIALWLGLHGLAHQRAVTAAFPWPTDIEDRVITALAHLR from the coding sequence ATGACAGAAGCCGCCGCCCCGCCCGCCCGTGCCCGCAACCGACGGGGACAGGGCGCGCGCCTGCGGGAAGAGATCGTCCAAGCCGCCGTGGACCTGCTCGACGAGACCGGCGACCAGCACGCGCTCACGCTCCGCTCGATCGCCCGCCGCGCCGGCATCGCGGCCCCGTCGATCTACCCGCACTTCCCGGACCAGCCGGCCATCATGCTGGCCGTGGTCCGCAGCGCGTTCGACGAGCTCAACACGGTCCTCCGCGCCGCCGTCGCCGCCTCCGCCGACCCGGTCGACCGGCTGCGCGCGATCTGCACCGCCTACCTCGGCTTCGCCCAGACCCACCCGCAGCGCTACCGCACCATGTTCGGCGGCGTCTGGGTCCCCACCCTCGGCGAAAGCTCCATCACCGCCGACGACCTCGGCTCCCTCGGCGACGACAGCCTCGCCCTGCTCGCCACCGCCCTCGCCGACTGCGCCACCGCCGGCCACTCCACCACCACCTCCCCGGCGGACGACGCCATCGCCCTGTGGCTGGGCCTGCACGGCCTCGCTCACCAGCGCGCGGTCACCGCGGCCTTCCCGTGGCCCACCGACATCGAGGACCGCGTCATCACCGCGCTGGCCCATTTGCGCTGA
- a CDS encoding medium chain dehydrogenase/reductase family protein, translating into MTSTVTEIVLPGEVEPDGLQVRHRPMPEPAAGHALLRMDATGVSFAEQQMRRGKYYDQPAFPFVPGYDVVGTVVAVGEGVDPAMVGRRYAAITKTGAWASHLRVHAGDLVAIPNGVDPAAAETVVVNGVTAWQMLHRVAKVRRGGTIVVLGANGGVGSTLAQLARHAGIAVIGTASPRHHDLLRAMGVSPVDYRDPGMYDLIRRLAPDGVDAVFDHVGGDGVERSWGLLRRGGTLVSYGTAATRDEAGNSQLPVLKLVGRLAMWNYAPNGRGAHFFNLWAGHWRIDAFRARMRTDLTQVLRLLADGVLTPQIAARFPLSEAAAALTLAESRTVAGKVILVPDDRV; encoded by the coding sequence ATGACCAGCACTGTCACCGAGATCGTCCTGCCCGGCGAGGTCGAGCCGGACGGGCTTCAGGTCCGGCACCGGCCGATGCCGGAACCCGCGGCGGGGCACGCACTGCTGCGGATGGACGCGACCGGCGTCAGCTTCGCCGAGCAGCAGATGCGACGCGGGAAGTACTACGACCAGCCGGCGTTCCCGTTCGTGCCGGGCTACGACGTGGTCGGCACGGTGGTCGCGGTCGGCGAGGGCGTCGACCCGGCGATGGTCGGCCGGCGGTACGCGGCGATCACCAAGACCGGCGCCTGGGCCAGTCATCTGCGGGTGCACGCGGGCGACCTGGTCGCCATCCCGAACGGGGTGGACCCGGCGGCGGCGGAGACCGTGGTGGTCAACGGCGTCACGGCCTGGCAGATGCTGCACCGTGTGGCGAAGGTGCGGCGCGGCGGCACGATCGTGGTGCTGGGCGCGAACGGCGGGGTGGGCAGCACGCTGGCGCAGCTGGCCCGGCACGCCGGCATCGCGGTGATCGGCACCGCGTCGCCGCGCCACCACGACCTGCTGCGCGCGATGGGCGTGTCACCGGTCGACTACCGCGACCCGGGCATGTACGACCTGATCCGCCGGCTGGCGCCGGACGGCGTGGACGCGGTCTTCGACCACGTCGGCGGCGACGGCGTGGAGCGGTCGTGGGGCCTGCTGCGCCGCGGCGGCACGCTGGTCTCCTACGGCACCGCGGCCACCCGCGACGAGGCGGGCAACTCGCAGTTGCCGGTGCTGAAACTGGTCGGCCGGCTGGCGATGTGGAACTACGCGCCGAACGGGCGCGGCGCGCACTTCTTCAACCTGTGGGCCGGGCACTGGCGCATCGACGCGTTCCGGGCCCGCATGCGCACCGACCTCACCCAGGTGCTGCGGCTGCTGGCCGACGGCGTGCTGACGCCGCAGATCGCGGCCCGGTTCCCGCTGTCCGAGGCCGCGGCGGCGCTCACGCTGGCCGAGTCCCGCACGGTCGCGGGCAAGGTGATCCTGGTGCCCGACGACCGGGTCTGA
- a CDS encoding ABC transporter permease subunit, with amino-acid sequence MALALVRKTWRDDRRAVIGWAVGIAVFTAVYSGFYASFQGAADLKQTALPPDVLEFLGVADLVSPAGYLQASVFSLLGPLLVLMCAVTLTARTIAAPEEGGALELLLANPVSRAGFALRRLGAAAAAITLIAALPWLVLLITVPVVGMDLPLSHVSAAGAGLIALAWCFTGVAFLVGAATGRRGTVLAVTGAIAVATYMAHALSGIIDGAAWLRWLSPFHYFIGTDPLHTGWHPGALSVLVGAAVLTAAAGIPLFDRRDLGV; translated from the coding sequence ATGGCGCTCGCACTGGTGCGTAAGACCTGGCGGGACGACCGCCGCGCGGTGATCGGCTGGGCGGTGGGGATCGCGGTGTTCACCGCGGTCTACTCCGGCTTCTACGCCAGCTTCCAGGGCGCGGCCGACCTCAAGCAGACCGCGCTGCCGCCGGACGTGCTGGAGTTCCTCGGCGTCGCCGACCTGGTCTCCCCGGCCGGATACCTGCAGGCCAGCGTGTTCAGCCTGCTCGGGCCGCTGCTGGTGCTGATGTGCGCGGTCACGCTGACCGCGCGCACGATCGCGGCGCCGGAGGAGGGCGGCGCGCTGGAGCTGTTGCTGGCCAACCCGGTGTCCCGGGCCGGTTTCGCGCTGCGCCGGCTGGGCGCGGCCGCGGCCGCGATCACGCTGATCGCCGCGCTGCCGTGGCTGGTGCTGCTGATCACCGTACCGGTGGTGGGAATGGATCTGCCGCTGTCGCACGTCTCCGCGGCCGGTGCCGGCCTGATCGCGCTGGCCTGGTGTTTCACCGGCGTGGCGTTCCTGGTCGGCGCGGCCACCGGGCGGCGCGGCACGGTCCTCGCGGTGACCGGCGCGATCGCGGTCGCCACCTACATGGCGCACGCGCTCAGCGGCATCATCGACGGCGCGGCCTGGCTGCGCTGGCTGTCGCCGTTCCACTACTTCATCGGGACCGACCCGCTGCACACCGGCTGGCACCCCGGCGCGCTGTCCGTGCTGGTCGGGGCCGCGGTGCTCACCGCGGCGGCCGGCATCCCGCTGTTCGACCGCCGTGACCTCGGCGTCTGA
- a CDS encoding transglycosylase domain-containing protein codes for MQESATTLVPGTEKPEQPAPAKRSTGRKILTLVLLGVLGGGVVAGATLPVSATIGVTAKLAGESFEDLPKDLQMPPTPQASYLYASDGKTVITQFWEENRTDVGSDDIAKVMKDAIVAAEDTRFYEHGGVDVKGLVRAFVSNAQGGQLSGASTLTMQYVRNVLKNDQTASDEEREAATELSTSRKLQEIRYAVTIEDTLEKEEILRRYLNIAYFGNKSYGVAAAARAYFSTTPDKLTLSQAATIAGLVKSPDQFDPVNNDPGEAQGRRDYVLNAMVGTGAITREEADKAIAEPLNLKPTQATSNCTAVPEDHNNWGFFCDYFVSWWKAQEEFGPTPEDREDSLKKGGFRIVTSLDPKLQDAATAQALSIYDVDNPRAAPIAIVQPGTGKVQALAINRRFSIVPNPNGGNYPNTVNQFIAGSEDSAGMQWGSTFKLFVMLAALENGFPLDTGYNTKGPMKTIYPDGGPDACGGFWCPSNASASYQDGYQNMWTGFGKSSNTFFIRLQQEVGVDKAVEMAKRLGIQFRNQKDAELAANPSGWGSFTLGVAATTPLDMANAYATLAADGKYCKPTPVVSITDSTGAASAAAAKVAQPECTQAIKPDVARAAADAGRCVVGQQPSYGQCADGTSTAVSGIVGRPVSGKSGTADAYATVSFIGVTPQLAIAGIAANPDNPTDLVGQQPQDDVVRAVATLLRDGLKGQPVKDFPAPSQAIAFKSGSASSPQLPPASPPASPRAGEDDDD; via the coding sequence ATGCAGGAATCGGCGACAACGCTGGTCCCGGGGACCGAGAAGCCCGAACAGCCGGCACCGGCGAAGAGGTCCACCGGCCGCAAGATCCTCACGCTGGTGCTGCTCGGCGTGCTCGGCGGCGGCGTGGTGGCGGGGGCGACCCTGCCGGTGAGCGCCACCATCGGCGTGACCGCGAAGCTGGCCGGCGAGTCGTTCGAGGACCTGCCGAAGGACCTGCAGATGCCGCCGACCCCGCAGGCGTCGTACCTGTACGCCAGCGACGGCAAGACGGTGATCACCCAGTTCTGGGAGGAGAACCGCACCGACGTCGGCAGCGACGACATCGCGAAGGTGATGAAGGACGCGATCGTCGCGGCCGAGGACACCCGGTTCTACGAGCACGGCGGCGTGGACGTCAAGGGCCTGGTCCGCGCGTTCGTCTCGAACGCGCAGGGCGGCCAGCTCTCCGGCGCCTCCACGCTCACCATGCAGTACGTCCGCAACGTGCTGAAGAACGACCAGACCGCCTCGGACGAGGAGCGGGAGGCCGCCACGGAGCTGAGCACCAGCCGGAAGCTGCAGGAGATCCGGTACGCGGTGACCATCGAGGACACGCTGGAGAAGGAGGAGATCCTCCGCCGGTACCTCAACATCGCCTACTTCGGCAACAAGTCCTACGGCGTCGCCGCCGCCGCGCGGGCGTACTTCTCCACCACGCCGGACAAGCTCACGCTGTCGCAGGCCGCCACGATCGCGGGCCTGGTGAAGTCGCCGGACCAGTTCGACCCGGTCAACAACGACCCGGGCGAGGCGCAGGGCCGGCGCGACTACGTGCTGAACGCGATGGTCGGCACCGGCGCGATCACCCGCGAGGAGGCGGACAAGGCGATCGCCGAGCCGCTGAACCTCAAGCCGACGCAGGCCACCAGCAACTGCACCGCGGTTCCCGAGGATCACAACAACTGGGGCTTCTTCTGCGACTACTTCGTGTCCTGGTGGAAGGCGCAGGAGGAGTTCGGCCCGACGCCGGAGGACCGGGAGGACTCGCTGAAGAAGGGCGGCTTCCGGATCGTCACGTCGCTGGACCCGAAGCTCCAGGACGCGGCCACGGCCCAGGCGCTGAGCATTTACGACGTCGACAACCCGCGGGCCGCCCCGATTGCCATAGTCCAGCCGGGAACCGGCAAGGTGCAGGCGCTCGCGATCAACCGGCGCTTCAGCATCGTGCCGAACCCGAACGGCGGCAATTACCCGAACACGGTGAACCAGTTCATCGCGGGCAGCGAGGACTCGGCCGGCATGCAGTGGGGCTCCACGTTCAAGTTGTTCGTGATGCTGGCGGCGCTGGAGAACGGCTTCCCGCTGGACACCGGCTACAACACCAAGGGGCCGATGAAGACCATCTACCCGGACGGCGGCCCGGACGCGTGCGGCGGCTTCTGGTGCCCGAGCAACGCGAGCGCCTCGTACCAGGACGGCTATCAAAACATGTGGACCGGCTTCGGTAAGTCGTCCAACACGTTCTTCATCCGCCTCCAGCAGGAGGTCGGCGTGGACAAGGCCGTCGAGATGGCGAAGCGGCTGGGCATCCAGTTCCGCAACCAGAAGGACGCGGAGCTGGCGGCGAACCCGAGCGGGTGGGGCTCGTTCACGCTGGGCGTGGCCGCCACCACGCCGCTGGACATGGCGAACGCGTACGCCACGCTGGCCGCGGACGGCAAGTACTGCAAGCCGACGCCGGTCGTGTCGATCACCGACTCCACCGGTGCGGCCAGTGCCGCGGCCGCGAAGGTGGCGCAGCCGGAGTGCACGCAGGCGATCAAGCCGGACGTGGCGCGCGCCGCGGCGGACGCGGGCCGCTGCGTGGTCGGTCAGCAGCCGTCCTACGGCCAGTGCGCCGACGGCACCTCGACCGCGGTGAGCGGCATCGTGGGCCGGCCGGTATCGGGCAAGTCCGGCACCGCGGACGCCTACGCCACGGTGTCGTTCATCGGGGTCACCCCGCAGCTCGCGATCGCCGGCATCGCGGCGAACCCGGACAACCCCACCGACCTGGTCGGCCAGCAGCCGCAGGACGATGTGGTGCGGGCGGTCGCCACGCTGCTGCGCGACGGGCTGAAGGGCCAGCCGGTCAAGGACTTCCCGGCGCCGAGCCAGGCGATCGCGTTCAAGTCCGGCTCCGCCTCCAGCCCGCAGCTGCCTCCCGCGTCGCCGCCGGCCTCGCCGCGCGCCGGCGAGGACGACGACGACTGA
- a CDS encoding aspartate aminotransferase family protein, with amino-acid sequence MRSRTYELDRAHVFHSWSAQAELDPMVITEARGSRVWDEDGREYLDFSSQLVFTNLGHGHPRVVRAIQEQAARLCTVAPQHATAPRSEAARLIASLAPAGLEKVFFTNGGADANEHAIRMARLHTGRPKVLSAYRSYHGGTQTAVNVTGDQRRWPNDTGTAGVARFFGPFRYRSEFHAESDEQECERALAHLRRTIEAEGPGTIAAVILETIPGTAGIMPPPPGYLPGVRALCDRYGIVLILDEVMAGFGRAGAWFALDRYDVVPDLITFAKGVNSGYVPLGGVIISDAIAATFAHTPYPGGLTYSGHPLATAAAVATIEAMTDEGTVAHADRLGREVLGPGLRELAERHPIVGDVRGVGAFWAVELVAGPDTREPLPVAATLEVVAACKRAGLLPFTTANRLHLVPPCNLSDEDAAAGLAMLDKALSPGC; translated from the coding sequence ATGAGATCACGCACGTACGAGCTGGACCGCGCGCACGTCTTCCACTCCTGGTCGGCGCAGGCCGAGCTCGACCCGATGGTGATCACCGAGGCACGCGGCTCCCGGGTGTGGGACGAGGACGGCCGGGAATACCTCGACTTCTCCTCGCAGCTGGTCTTCACCAACCTCGGGCACGGCCACCCGCGCGTGGTGCGGGCGATCCAGGAGCAGGCCGCGCGGCTGTGCACGGTCGCGCCGCAGCACGCCACCGCGCCGCGCTCAGAGGCGGCCCGGCTGATCGCCTCGCTCGCGCCGGCCGGGCTGGAGAAGGTCTTCTTCACCAACGGCGGCGCGGACGCGAACGAGCACGCGATCCGGATGGCGCGGCTGCACACCGGCCGCCCGAAGGTGCTGTCGGCCTACCGGTCGTACCACGGCGGCACGCAGACCGCGGTCAACGTCACCGGCGATCAGCGGCGCTGGCCGAACGACACCGGCACCGCGGGCGTCGCGCGCTTCTTCGGCCCGTTCCGCTACCGCTCCGAGTTCCACGCGGAGTCCGACGAGCAGGAGTGCGAGCGGGCGCTGGCGCACCTGCGGCGCACCATCGAGGCGGAGGGGCCGGGCACGATCGCCGCGGTCATCCTGGAGACCATCCCGGGCACGGCCGGGATCATGCCGCCGCCGCCCGGCTACCTGCCCGGCGTGCGCGCGCTGTGCGACCGGTACGGCATCGTGCTGATCCTGGACGAGGTGATGGCCGGGTTCGGGCGGGCCGGCGCGTGGTTCGCGCTCGACCGCTACGACGTGGTGCCCGACCTGATCACGTTCGCCAAGGGCGTCAACTCCGGGTACGTCCCGCTCGGCGGCGTGATCATCAGTGACGCGATCGCGGCGACGTTCGCGCACACGCCGTACCCGGGCGGCCTGACCTACTCCGGTCACCCGCTGGCCACCGCGGCGGCGGTCGCCACCATCGAGGCGATGACCGACGAGGGTACGGTCGCGCACGCCGACCGGCTCGGCCGCGAGGTGCTCGGCCCGGGCCTGCGCGAGCTGGCCGAGCGGCACCCGATCGTGGGCGACGTGCGCGGCGTGGGCGCGTTCTGGGCGGTGGAGCTGGTCGCCGGCCCGGACACCCGGGAGCCGCTGCCGGTCGCGGCCACGCTGGAGGTGGTCGCGGCCTGCAAGCGCGCCGGGCTGCTGCCGTTCACCACGGCGAACCGGCTGCATCTCGTACCCCCGTGCAATCTGTCCGATGAGGACGCCGCGGCCGGGCTGGCGATGCTGGACAAGGCGCTCAGCCCCGGTTGTTGA
- a CDS encoding ABC transporter ATP-binding protein — protein sequence MTSDIAIRTEELTKFYGDRRGIEGLDLEVRAGEVMGFLGPNGAGKTTTIRLLLDFLRPTGGRATVLGLDPRRDRATLHRRIGYLPGELSFPGRGRADELLRFFAGARGGVPWSQVTELADRLGLDVTRPVHAMSKGNRQKVGLVQAFMHRPALLVLDEPTSGLDPLVQQEFLAMVRDARTAGQTIFMSSHVLAEVQHVADRVAIVRDGRLAAVERVESLGRRAVRSVEIHFDDPVDAAEFRALPGVSDVVVSGPVLTCTVDGRLDPLIKAAARHRVVDLLSAEPDLEETFLSFYYHSEGAGDGARTGA from the coding sequence ATGACGAGCGACATCGCGATCCGGACCGAGGAGCTGACGAAGTTCTACGGCGACCGGCGCGGCATCGAGGGCCTCGACCTGGAGGTCCGGGCCGGCGAGGTGATGGGCTTCCTCGGCCCGAACGGCGCCGGCAAGACCACCACGATCCGGCTGCTGCTGGACTTCCTCCGCCCGACCGGCGGGCGCGCCACCGTGCTCGGGCTGGACCCGCGCCGGGACCGGGCCACGCTGCACCGCCGGATCGGCTACCTTCCCGGCGAGCTGTCGTTCCCCGGCCGGGGACGGGCCGACGAGTTGCTGCGGTTCTTCGCCGGCGCGCGCGGCGGCGTGCCGTGGTCGCAGGTGACCGAGCTGGCCGACCGGCTGGGCCTGGACGTGACCCGGCCGGTGCACGCGATGAGCAAGGGCAACCGGCAGAAGGTGGGGCTGGTGCAGGCGTTCATGCACCGGCCCGCGCTGCTCGTGCTGGACGAGCCGACCAGCGGGCTGGACCCGCTGGTGCAGCAGGAGTTCCTGGCGATGGTGCGCGACGCCCGTACCGCCGGTCAGACGATCTTCATGTCCTCGCACGTGCTGGCCGAGGTGCAGCACGTGGCGGACCGGGTCGCGATCGTGCGGGACGGGCGGCTGGCCGCGGTCGAGCGGGTGGAGTCGCTGGGGCGGCGGGCCGTGCGGAGCGTCGAGATCCACTTCGACGACCCGGTGGACGCGGCCGAGTTCCGCGCGCTGCCCGGGGTCAGCGACGTGGTGGTCTCCGGCCCGGTGCTGACCTGCACGGTCGACGGCCGGCTGGACCCGCTGATCAAGGCGGCGGCCCGGCACCGGGTGGTCGACCTGCTGTCCGCGGAGCCGGACCTCGAGGAGACGTTCCTGTCCTTCTACTACCACTCCGAAGGAGCCGGCGATGGCGCTCGCACTGGTGCGTAA